In Microbacterium sp. AB, a single genomic region encodes these proteins:
- the menD gene encoding 2-succinyl-5-enolpyruvyl-6-hydroxy-3-cyclohexene-1-carboxylic-acid synthase, whose protein sequence is MSEGGPGERIDSPASASAWALLSGLVALGVRHVVVSPGSRSQALALAAARLEREGAIRLHVRIDERVAGFSALGIGRETREPAAVVCTSGTAVANLLPAALEAHHSGVPLLLLTADRPAELRGVGANQATGAQSDLFRGIARLAVDASTPTGAAGEDVAAHTLAAEAYARAVGGVDAEGRIVPAGPVHLNLPYREPLAGHLPERAEAPLRQSGAPAGVPAVTVVDRGPRTVVVAGADAGPMAEEIAHRGGWPLIAEIVSGARFGRQVVHGYREALREPELGGRIERAVVLGHPTLSREVTALLSDAAVDVVALRGPGEELDLNGRTIAADAIEVGPGAPDRGWLGAWTRFSRAHAAELDAPAPDTAGLSSTDPQERRAAVRAELDAVRRPLDREQLAAAVWAASWPHDRLVFGSSRLVRVADAVLAGKRVPVHGNRGLAGIDGTVATAMGIAVASQAGGGPGVTRVLLGDLALLHDVGALLLPDAEDEPRIQVVVGNDRGGTIFDGLEVAATASEDDLTRVQYTPQSVRIEHLATAYGWEYQRVTTRGALDQALTSTAGRRKIVEVPLAR, encoded by the coding sequence GTGAGCGAGGGCGGGCCGGGCGAGCGGATCGACTCCCCGGCGTCGGCGTCGGCGTGGGCGCTGCTCTCGGGGCTCGTCGCGCTCGGCGTGCGGCATGTCGTCGTGAGCCCCGGATCGCGCTCGCAGGCGCTGGCGCTCGCGGCCGCCCGGCTCGAACGCGAGGGCGCCATCCGGCTGCACGTGCGGATCGACGAGCGCGTGGCGGGGTTCAGCGCCCTCGGCATCGGGCGCGAGACGCGGGAGCCGGCGGCCGTGGTCTGCACCTCCGGCACCGCCGTGGCGAACCTGCTGCCCGCCGCGCTCGAGGCGCACCATTCCGGGGTGCCGCTCCTCCTGCTCACGGCCGATCGGCCCGCCGAGCTGCGCGGCGTCGGCGCGAACCAGGCGACGGGCGCCCAGTCGGACCTCTTCCGCGGGATCGCCCGTCTCGCGGTCGACGCCTCGACGCCGACGGGCGCCGCGGGGGAGGACGTCGCCGCGCACACGCTGGCGGCCGAGGCGTACGCGCGCGCGGTCGGAGGCGTCGATGCGGAGGGCCGCATCGTGCCGGCCGGCCCCGTGCACCTCAACCTCCCGTACCGCGAGCCGCTCGCGGGACACCTGCCGGAGCGCGCGGAGGCCCCGCTGCGACAGTCGGGGGCGCCCGCGGGCGTGCCCGCCGTCACGGTCGTCGACCGCGGCCCGCGCACGGTCGTCGTCGCGGGCGCGGATGCGGGGCCTATGGCCGAGGAGATCGCGCACCGGGGCGGATGGCCGCTCATCGCCGAGATCGTGAGCGGCGCCCGGTTCGGCAGGCAGGTCGTGCACGGATACCGCGAGGCACTGCGCGAGCCGGAGCTCGGCGGCCGGATCGAGCGGGCCGTCGTGCTGGGGCATCCGACGCTCAGCCGCGAGGTGACGGCGCTCCTCTCGGACGCCGCCGTCGACGTCGTCGCGCTGCGCGGCCCGGGCGAGGAGCTCGACCTCAACGGGCGCACGATCGCCGCGGACGCGATCGAGGTCGGGCCCGGCGCGCCGGATCGCGGATGGCTCGGCGCCTGGACGCGGTTCTCCCGCGCTCACGCGGCCGAGCTCGACGCCCCGGCACCCGACACGGCGGGCCTGTCGTCGACCGACCCGCAGGAGCGCCGGGCCGCCGTCCGCGCCGAGCTCGACGCCGTGCGCCGTCCGCTCGATCGCGAGCAGCTCGCGGCCGCGGTCTGGGCGGCGAGCTGGCCGCACGACCGGCTCGTGTTCGGCTCGTCCCGTCTCGTGCGCGTGGCGGACGCCGTGCTGGCGGGGAAGAGGGTCCCCGTGCACGGCAACCGGGGGCTGGCCGGCATCGACGGCACCGTCGCCACGGCCATGGGCATCGCCGTCGCCAGCCAGGCGGGAGGCGGGCCGGGCGTGACGCGCGTGCTGCTCGGCGACCTCGCCCTCCTGCACGACGTCGGCGCCCTGCTGCTGCCCGACGCGGAGGACGAGCCGCGCATCCAGGTCGTCGTCGGCAACGACCGGGGCGGCACGATCTTCGACGGCCTCGAGGTCGCGGCCACGGCGTCGGAGGACGACCTGACGCGCGTGCAGTACACACCGCAGTCCGTGCGGATCGAGCACCTCGCGACGGCCTACGGCTGGGAGTACCAGCGCGTGACGACGCGCGGCGCGCTCGACCAGGCGCTCACGTCGACGGCCGGGCGCCGGAAGATCGTCGAGGTCCCGCTGGCGCGCTGA
- a CDS encoding DUF4282 domain-containing protein, with the protein MSDPSNPDTPEPDRADNRADGSNPPATTPQQPPAAPGPGASGPAAPPYPSGRPGALPPQGAPHPYQGGPVPPRGAPTPPWSTPQQAGEDASGFFRALFDFSFSQFVTLKFAKFIYALLIVLLALGYLVAVISAFAAEPVAGIFVLLLGWLVPLVSLIFYRMAIEFVVATIRTA; encoded by the coding sequence ATGAGCGACCCGTCGAACCCCGACACACCCGAGCCCGACAGGGCGGACAACCGCGCGGACGGCTCGAACCCGCCCGCGACGACGCCGCAGCAGCCTCCCGCGGCCCCGGGCCCCGGCGCTTCCGGCCCTGCGGCGCCTCCGTATCCGTCCGGGCGGCCGGGTGCGCTTCCGCCGCAGGGCGCTCCCCATCCGTACCAGGGCGGCCCCGTGCCGCCCCGCGGCGCCCCCACGCCGCCGTGGTCGACGCCGCAGCAGGCGGGCGAGGACGCCTCGGGCTTCTTCCGTGCGCTGTTCGACTTCTCGTTCTCGCAGTTCGTCACGCTGAAGTTCGCCAAGTTCATCTACGCGCTCCTCATCGTCCTGCTCGCCCTGGGCTATCTCGTGGCGGTCATCTCGGCGTTCGCCGCGGAACCCGTCGCGGGGATCTTCGTCCTGCTCCTCGGATGGCTCGTGCCCCTGGTGTCGCTCATCTTCTACCGGATGGCCATCGAGTTCGTCGTGGCGACCATCCGGACGGCGTAG
- a CDS encoding DUF402 domain-containing protein has product MTADRPAVGTRLLFRWRKWDGTPHWVHECVYLGSDRWGDWFGQLPGWRSARPGREVALDAACVELLPSGSQAWVLTRNAAPSKTRVYIDVAWDARWDGPEPTAIDMDLDVVHRLDEAGVYVDDRDEWDEHRTAYGYPADVQERLERITADLERDVRADAAPFDDETSRRWFGVLHGLAPS; this is encoded by the coding sequence ATGACCGCCGACCGGCCCGCCGTGGGCACCAGACTGCTCTTCCGCTGGCGCAAGTGGGACGGCACGCCGCACTGGGTGCACGAGTGCGTCTACCTGGGCTCCGATCGGTGGGGCGACTGGTTCGGCCAGCTCCCCGGATGGCGCAGCGCGCGTCCGGGGCGGGAGGTCGCCCTCGACGCGGCCTGCGTCGAGCTGCTCCCCTCCGGCTCGCAGGCCTGGGTGCTCACGCGCAACGCGGCGCCGTCGAAGACCCGCGTCTACATCGACGTGGCGTGGGACGCGCGGTGGGACGGGCCGGAGCCGACGGCGATCGACATGGACCTCGACGTCGTGCACCGTCTCGACGAGGCGGGCGTCTACGTCGACGATCGGGACGAGTGGGATGAGCACCGCACCGCATACGGGTATCCCGCCGACGTGCAGGAGCGGCTCGAACGGATCACGGCCGACCTCGAGCGCGACGTCCGCGCCGACGCCGCGCCGTTCGACGACGAGACCTCCCGCCGCTGGTTCGGCGTCCTCCACGGACTCGCGCCGTCCTGA
- a CDS encoding polyprenyl synthetase family protein, protein MTPSPSAPGSPLASRFGLNDRVFAGPIARRLAARIEEGLERVESELAEELKAADPLVDATSRYLYEAGGKRVRPMLVLLTAQLGGGVSQRVVDAAKALELMHLGSLYHDDVMDGADRRRGVEAAHQVWGNSIAILTGDLLLSRASVIMARNGEEAMRLQSETFERLVLGQMHETLGAQPGDDPIAFYIQVLADKTGSLIAAAARAGAYFSGADERFIEPLRTYGEKVGVAFQLADDVIDLSAAPGDTGKVPGTDLRAGVPTMPYLLLARREDEASRELLGRIDDGVARIAEGADPSLLDGPLAELRDHEVTEATRELSLEWTRAAVAALDALPRGTVREALTRFAESLAIRSS, encoded by the coding sequence GTGACTCCGAGCCCCTCCGCGCCGGGTTCCCCGCTGGCGAGCCGATTCGGTCTGAACGACCGCGTCTTCGCCGGTCCCATCGCGCGCCGTCTCGCGGCGAGGATCGAGGAGGGACTCGAGCGCGTGGAGAGCGAGCTGGCGGAGGAGCTGAAGGCGGCCGACCCCCTCGTCGACGCGACGAGCCGCTACCTCTACGAGGCGGGCGGGAAGCGCGTGCGTCCCATGCTCGTTCTCCTCACGGCGCAGCTCGGCGGCGGCGTCTCGCAGCGCGTCGTCGACGCCGCCAAGGCGCTCGAGCTCATGCACCTCGGCTCCCTCTACCACGACGACGTCATGGACGGGGCGGACCGCCGCCGCGGCGTGGAGGCCGCTCACCAGGTCTGGGGCAACAGCATCGCCATCCTCACGGGCGATCTCCTGCTCTCCCGCGCGAGCGTGATCATGGCACGCAACGGCGAGGAGGCCATGCGCCTGCAGTCCGAGACCTTCGAGCGGCTCGTGCTGGGCCAGATGCACGAGACGCTCGGAGCGCAGCCGGGCGACGACCCGATCGCGTTCTACATCCAGGTGCTCGCCGACAAGACGGGGTCGCTCATCGCCGCCGCCGCGCGCGCCGGCGCCTACTTCTCGGGAGCCGACGAGCGCTTCATCGAGCCGCTGCGCACCTACGGCGAGAAGGTGGGCGTCGCCTTCCAGCTGGCCGACGACGTCATCGACCTCTCGGCCGCGCCCGGCGACACCGGCAAGGTGCCCGGCACGGACCTCCGTGCGGGCGTGCCGACCATGCCGTACCTGCTGCTCGCGAGGCGCGAGGACGAGGCGTCCCGCGAACTCCTGGGCCGCATCGACGACGGCGTCGCCCGCATCGCCGAGGGAGCCGATCCGTCCCTCCTCGACGGCCCGCTCGCGGAGCTGCGCGACCACGAGGTCACGGAGGCGACGCGCGAGCTCTCGCTCGAGTGGACCCGGGCAGCCGTCGCCGCCCTCGACGCGCTGCCTCGCGGCACGGTCCGCGAGGCGCTCACGCGCTTCGCGGAGAGCCTCGCCATCCGCTCCAGCTGA
- a CDS encoding isochorismate synthase, with the protein MPAPLSLPRLAAITRSLDPVDDPLLLTSPGDPLVWSRRGEGMVGIGPDVLRIEVGEDGRLEALADVWRAISASAEVDDAVRLPGTGLVGFGAFAFDDASASPSTLVVPSTIVGRRAGRGWITRIGRLDAPIAPGSPLPTAYGPHWSATLGPGALDPEAHIRAVTRALDAIDAGELEKVVVARDITGTLPSDADLRRLVRALAEGYPDTWAYAVDGIVGASPETLVTVSGGTVTARVLAGTRPRGADADEDTAITAELATTAKDLDEHRYAVQSVLAALRPHTSTLAAAEQPFTLKLPNVWHLATDVEGTLANGGSALDMVRALHPTAAVAGTPTPAAIDAIRRIEPFDRGRYAGPVGWIDDRGDGEWAIALRCAQIGPSDGERRAITAHAGGGIVAGSRPDAELLETRVKFRPIVDALA; encoded by the coding sequence GTGCCCGCCCCGCTCTCGCTGCCCCGTCTCGCCGCGATCACGCGCTCCCTCGACCCCGTCGACGACCCGCTGCTGCTGACGTCTCCGGGCGACCCCCTCGTGTGGTCCCGGCGCGGCGAGGGCATGGTCGGCATCGGCCCCGACGTGCTGCGCATCGAGGTCGGCGAGGACGGCCGTCTCGAGGCCCTCGCGGACGTCTGGCGCGCGATCTCGGCGTCCGCGGAGGTCGACGACGCCGTGCGGCTGCCGGGGACGGGGCTCGTCGGCTTCGGCGCGTTCGCATTCGACGACGCGTCCGCCTCGCCCAGCACCCTCGTCGTGCCGAGCACGATCGTCGGGCGCCGCGCCGGGCGCGGCTGGATCACGCGCATCGGCCGGCTGGACGCCCCGATCGCACCGGGCTCTCCCCTGCCGACGGCCTACGGCCCGCACTGGTCGGCGACGCTCGGCCCCGGCGCGCTCGACCCCGAGGCGCACATCCGCGCCGTGACCCGCGCGCTGGACGCGATCGACGCCGGCGAGCTCGAGAAGGTCGTCGTCGCCCGCGACATCACCGGCACCCTCCCGTCCGACGCCGACCTCCGCCGTCTGGTGCGCGCTCTCGCCGAGGGCTACCCCGACACCTGGGCCTATGCCGTCGACGGCATCGTCGGCGCGAGCCCCGAGACGCTCGTGACGGTCTCGGGCGGCACGGTCACCGCCCGTGTCCTCGCCGGCACCCGCCCCCGCGGCGCCGACGCCGACGAGGACACGGCCATCACGGCCGAGCTCGCGACCACGGCGAAGGATCTGGACGAGCACCGCTACGCCGTGCAGAGCGTCCTCGCCGCGCTGCGGCCGCACACGTCCACGCTCGCCGCGGCCGAGCAGCCCTTCACCCTCAAGCTGCCCAATGTCTGGCATCTCGCCACGGACGTCGAGGGCACGCTCGCGAACGGCGGCTCCGCGCTCGACATGGTGCGCGCGCTCCACCCCACTGCGGCGGTCGCCGGCACCCCCACACCCGCCGCGATCGACGCCATCCGCCGCATCGAGCCGTTCGACCGCGGTCGCTACGCGGGTCCCGTCGGATGGATCGACGACCGGGGCGACGGCGAGTGGGCCATCGCCCTGCGATGCGCGCAGATCGGCCCGTCCGACGGCGAGCGTCGCGCCATCACGGCGCACGCCGGAGGGGGCATCGTGGCGGGGAGCCGACCGGACGCCGAGCTGCTCGAGACGCGCGTGAAGTTCCGCCCGATCGTCGACGCCCTGGCCTGA
- a CDS encoding PLD nuclease N-terminal domain-containing protein: MARALIVLAVAAVVFWVFSIVDCAVQPASRHRGVSKSAWLLIVVLIPVIGGLLWFVIGRSRPGSQPVGPRAPDDDPAFLGSIGSTAEQDERIRQLEEELARLDAEDVEQGENDGDEKPDSDDDARDARGSLG, translated from the coding sequence ATGGCCCGCGCTCTCATCGTCCTAGCGGTCGCCGCCGTCGTGTTCTGGGTGTTCAGCATCGTCGACTGCGCGGTGCAACCGGCCAGCCGTCATCGCGGCGTCTCGAAGAGCGCGTGGCTGCTCATCGTCGTCCTCATCCCCGTCATCGGCGGGCTGCTGTGGTTCGTCATCGGCCGTTCGCGCCCGGGCAGCCAGCCGGTCGGCCCACGCGCGCCGGACGACGACCCGGCCTTCCTCGGGAGCATCGGATCGACCGCCGAGCAGGACGAGCGCATCCGTCAGCTCGAGGAGGAGCTCGCCAGGCTCGACGCCGAAGACGTCGAGCAGGGGGAGAACGACGGCGACGAGAAGCCCGACTCCGACGACGACGCCCGCGACGCCCGCGGGTCGCTCGGCTGA
- a CDS encoding glycerate kinase: MGRIVIAPDSFKGTISAAAAAAAIAAGWATVRPDDELVLRPMADGGEGTLEAFAEAVPEAARIPVRVTGPTGFAIDAAWLRLPPTEEAPGGIGVVELASTSGIELLGDDLRPWEASTLGFGQAIAAALAAGVSQLVLGIGSSASTDGGAGLLTALGARFTDAFGTSIAPGASGLDDVARADLANLRALPPAGVQVLSDVTNPLLGGQGAAAVFGPQKGLDAEGVARADAGLARFADVIRGLDGDTLAVTMARVADPDAPGSGAAGGAGYGLLVWGAELVPGAVRVAQLTGLSGAVEGADLVITGEGSYDGQSAAGKAPAHVAALADAAGAPVAIVAGRIAADTGSVAHALSLTELAGSAEAAVADPAAHLRAAGAALAAAL; encoded by the coding sequence ATGGGCCGCATCGTCATCGCACCGGACAGCTTCAAGGGCACGATCTCCGCAGCGGCCGCCGCCGCCGCGATCGCGGCAGGCTGGGCGACCGTCCGCCCGGATGACGAGCTCGTCCTCCGGCCCATGGCCGACGGCGGCGAGGGGACGCTCGAGGCGTTCGCCGAGGCGGTGCCGGAGGCTGCGCGCATCCCGGTGCGCGTGACCGGCCCGACCGGCTTCGCGATCGACGCCGCCTGGCTGCGACTGCCCCCGACGGAGGAGGCCCCCGGCGGCATCGGCGTCGTCGAGCTCGCATCGACGTCGGGCATCGAGCTGCTCGGCGACGACCTCCGTCCCTGGGAGGCGTCGACCCTGGGCTTCGGCCAGGCGATCGCCGCCGCACTCGCCGCGGGCGTGTCGCAGCTCGTCCTCGGCATCGGATCCAGCGCGTCCACCGACGGCGGCGCCGGCCTGCTCACCGCCCTGGGCGCGCGGTTCACCGACGCCTTCGGCACCTCGATCGCGCCCGGGGCCTCGGGCCTCGACGACGTCGCGCGCGCCGACCTGGCGAACCTGCGGGCGCTGCCGCCCGCGGGCGTCCAGGTGCTGAGCGATGTGACGAACCCGCTCCTGGGCGGACAGGGGGCGGCTGCCGTCTTCGGGCCGCAGAAGGGGCTCGACGCGGAGGGCGTCGCGCGCGCCGACGCCGGGCTCGCGCGCTTCGCCGACGTGATCCGCGGGCTGGACGGCGACACGCTGGCCGTGACGATGGCGCGCGTGGCCGACCCCGACGCGCCGGGCTCGGGGGCGGCCGGAGGCGCCGGCTACGGCCTGCTCGTCTGGGGCGCCGAGCTCGTGCCCGGCGCCGTGCGCGTCGCCCAGCTCACCGGCCTCTCCGGGGCGGTGGAAGGCGCGGACCTCGTCATCACGGGCGAGGGGTCGTACGACGGGCAGTCGGCCGCGGGCAAGGCGCCCGCTCACGTCGCGGCCCTCGCGGACGCGGCCGGCGCCCCCGTCGCGATCGTCGCGGGGAGGATCGCGGCCGACACCGGCTCGGTCGCCCACGCGCTGTCGCTCACCGAGCTCGCCGGCTCCGCCGAGGCGGCGGTCGCCGACCCCGCGGCACACCTGCGCGCCGCCGGAGCGGCGCTCGCCGCGGCGCTCTGA
- a CDS encoding polyphosphate kinase 2 family protein, whose amino-acid sequence MTAKSQVKWTDDALTVLKAPDGFRLDALDPAATPGYGGDKKDGAIDLAAGLAQLADFQERLFADSHAGDGEDSVLLVLQAMDSAGKGGIVRHVVGGVDPQGVELAAFKAPTPEELEHDFLWRIERRVPRPGFIGVFDRSHYEDVLIGRVRELAPAEEIERRYDAINDFERRLVERGTRIVKVMLHISYDEQGDRLMERLERPDKHWKYNPGDVDERELWPAYQQAYQTVFERTSTAAAPWYVVPANRKWYARLAVQELLLETLEGVDPQWPAADFDVEAEKERLRATLR is encoded by the coding sequence ATGACTGCGAAGAGCCAGGTGAAGTGGACGGACGACGCGCTGACCGTGCTGAAGGCCCCGGACGGGTTCCGGCTGGACGCTCTCGACCCCGCCGCCACACCCGGCTACGGCGGCGACAAGAAGGACGGCGCGATCGACCTGGCGGCCGGGCTCGCACAGCTCGCCGACTTCCAGGAGCGGCTCTTCGCGGACAGCCATGCGGGCGACGGCGAGGACTCCGTGCTGCTCGTGCTGCAGGCGATGGACTCGGCGGGCAAGGGCGGCATCGTGCGGCACGTCGTCGGGGGCGTCGACCCGCAGGGCGTCGAGCTCGCGGCGTTCAAGGCGCCGACGCCGGAGGAGCTCGAGCACGACTTCCTGTGGCGCATCGAGAGGCGCGTCCCGCGACCCGGCTTCATCGGCGTCTTCGACCGCTCCCACTACGAGGACGTGCTCATCGGGCGGGTGCGCGAGCTCGCCCCCGCGGAGGAGATCGAACGGCGGTACGACGCCATCAACGACTTCGAGAGGCGGCTCGTCGAGCGCGGCACCCGGATCGTGAAGGTCATGCTCCACATCTCGTACGACGAGCAGGGCGACCGGCTCATGGAGCGTCTCGAACGGCCGGACAAGCACTGGAAGTACAACCCGGGCGACGTCGACGAGCGCGAGCTCTGGCCCGCATACCAGCAGGCGTACCAGACGGTGTTCGAGCGCACGTCGACCGCTGCCGCGCCCTGGTACGTCGTGCCGGCGAACCGGAAGTGGTACGCCCGCCTGGCCGTGCAGGAGCTGCTGCTCGAGACGCTCGAGGGCGTCGATCCGCAGTGGCCGGCGGCCGACTTCGACGTGGAGGCCGAGAAGGAACGCCTGCGCGCGACCCTCCGCTGA
- a CDS encoding FAD-binding protein, giving the protein MTQANWAGNVRFGARRIETPADVDEVRTVLASAEHVRPLGSGHSFTLIADTDDTLLSTARLTSPPRIDAAARTVTVGGGTRYGELAPALEAEGWALANLASLPHISIAGAIATGTHGSGDGVGTLSSAVSSLEIVTPPGEVVRVGREDADFDGAVVSLGALGVVTEVTLDIEPTFAIRQRVYESLPLDVALAEFDAVMGAAYSVSLFLRWNDPDVVDQVWTKARGDASPRLPGGIAEAAEQVHMLAGVSPAATTAQRGEPGPWLDRLAHFRLSHTPSNGAELQSEILVPRAHAVEAIRAVRALAEDIAPLILVTEVRSMRADDLWLSPAYGHDAVGLHFTWQPRQREVEAVVAKIERALEPYGARPHWGKLTRLDPEVLAAVWPRLADFAALARRYDPDGRLRNPFLSFLDAL; this is encoded by the coding sequence ATGACGCAGGCGAACTGGGCGGGGAACGTGCGCTTCGGCGCGAGGCGGATCGAGACGCCGGCGGACGTCGACGAGGTGCGCACCGTCCTCGCCTCGGCCGAGCACGTGCGGCCGCTCGGCTCGGGGCACTCGTTCACCCTCATCGCCGACACCGACGACACGCTGCTCTCGACCGCGCGCCTGACGTCGCCGCCGCGCATCGACGCCGCCGCGAGGACCGTGACGGTGGGCGGCGGCACGCGCTACGGCGAGCTCGCTCCCGCGCTGGAGGCCGAAGGATGGGCGCTGGCCAACCTCGCCTCGCTGCCGCACATCTCCATCGCCGGCGCGATCGCGACGGGGACGCACGGCTCGGGCGACGGCGTCGGCACGCTCTCCTCGGCGGTGTCGTCGCTCGAGATCGTCACACCGCCCGGCGAGGTCGTGCGCGTGGGTCGCGAGGACGCCGACTTCGACGGCGCCGTCGTCTCGCTCGGCGCCCTCGGAGTCGTGACGGAGGTGACGCTCGACATCGAGCCGACCTTCGCCATCCGACAGCGCGTCTACGAGAGCCTGCCGCTCGATGTCGCGCTCGCCGAGTTCGACGCCGTGATGGGCGCCGCCTACAGCGTGAGCCTCTTCCTGCGTTGGAACGACCCCGACGTGGTCGACCAGGTCTGGACCAAGGCGCGCGGCGACGCCTCGCCCCGGCTCCCCGGCGGCATCGCGGAGGCCGCCGAGCAGGTGCACATGCTCGCCGGCGTCTCCCCGGCCGCGACGACCGCGCAGCGCGGGGAGCCCGGGCCCTGGCTCGACCGCCTCGCCCACTTCCGGCTCAGCCACACGCCGTCGAACGGGGCCGAGCTGCAGTCGGAGATCCTCGTCCCCCGTGCGCACGCGGTCGAGGCGATCCGCGCCGTTCGCGCACTCGCCGAGGACATCGCGCCGCTCATCCTCGTCACCGAGGTCCGCTCCATGCGCGCCGACGACCTGTGGCTGAGCCCCGCGTACGGTCACGACGCCGTCGGCCTGCACTTCACGTGGCAGCCGCGGCAGCGTGAGGTGGAGGCCGTGGTCGCGAAGATCGAGCGGGCGCTCGAGCCGTACGGCGCGCGCCCGCACTGGGGCAAGCTCACCCGCCTCGACCCCGAGGTGCTCGCCGCGGTGTGGCCGCGCCTGGCCGACTTCGCCGCACTCGCGCGTCGGTACGACCCCGACGGGAGGCTCCGCAACCCGTTCCTGTCGTTCCTCGACGCGCTCTGA
- a CDS encoding demethylmenaquinone methyltransferase has protein sequence MTAEPKNPNRADLGKDPARVAGMFDEVAARYDVTNVAMTFGNDALWRAATTRAVAPRPGERILDLAAGTGSSSASLARSGADVVAADFSPGMLAEGRRRHGSVRNLSFVQADATALPFADGEFDAVTMSYGLRNVNEPKRAIAELLRVTRPGGRLVVNEFSTPPHPAFRGLYRFYNDRVLPRVARLVGSNAEAYDYLNESIREWPDQATLAGWIREAGWSDVAYRNLTFGIVALHRAVKPYPGPQS, from the coding sequence GTGACCGCCGAGCCGAAGAACCCGAACCGCGCCGACCTGGGCAAGGACCCGGCTCGCGTCGCGGGAATGTTCGACGAGGTCGCCGCGCGCTACGACGTCACCAATGTCGCCATGACCTTCGGCAACGACGCGCTCTGGCGGGCCGCGACGACGCGCGCGGTCGCGCCGAGGCCGGGGGAGCGCATCCTCGACCTCGCGGCGGGGACGGGATCGTCCTCGGCGTCGCTCGCCCGCAGCGGGGCGGACGTCGTCGCCGCCGACTTCTCGCCCGGCATGCTCGCGGAGGGCCGGCGCCGGCACGGGAGCGTCCGCAACCTCTCGTTCGTGCAGGCCGATGCGACGGCGCTGCCCTTCGCCGACGGCGAGTTCGACGCCGTGACGATGTCGTACGGGCTGCGCAACGTCAACGAGCCGAAGAGGGCGATCGCCGAGCTCCTCCGCGTGACGAGGCCGGGAGGTCGCCTCGTCGTCAACGAGTTCTCCACGCCTCCGCATCCCGCGTTCCGCGGCCTCTACCGCTTCTACAACGACCGGGTGCTGCCGCGCGTGGCCCGTCTCGTGGGCTCGAACGCCGAGGCGTACGACTACCTGAACGAGTCGATCAGGGAATGGCCGGATCAGGCCACCCTCGCCGGATGGATCCGGGAGGCAGGATGGTCGGACGTCGCGTACCGCAACCTCACCTTCGGCATCGTCGCCCTCCATCGCGCCGTCAAGCCCTACCCGGGCCCGCAGTCCTGA